The proteins below come from a single Metarhizium brunneum chromosome 1, complete sequence genomic window:
- the alg5 gene encoding Dolichyl-phosphate beta-glucosyltransferase, producing the protein MPLLELAARFMRPLLAWIEATPVHVLLVCFILLILLGLACLFVLLHLVAPKPRPAIPSEKTYITSSPSGKPTTARQLPCWYDRWLAERRLQEQKHVRPQEAYPAPDAGSIEPAELRLSVVFPAYNEEDRILPTLEEAVEYLDKHIGRSTTAKGPFSPSSRRHQRGHSNAAKSNTELGGYEILIVNDGSKDKTVEVALDFAHKHDLHDILRVVTLVKNRGKGGGVTHGLRHVRGEYVLFADADGASRFSDVSKLIEGCEEVIDGSFRGVAIGSRAHLVGSEAVVKRSALRNFLMRSFHLVLTILTPPATSRIRDTQCGFKLFSRESLPHIVPYMHAEGWIFDIEMLMLAESAPATPVLGSDGGVIGTSPGIKVAEVPIEWHEVGGSKLNVIQDSIKMAVGLAVLRASWMMGVYRRRLT; encoded by the exons ATGCCCCTCCTGGAGCTTGCGGCTCGCTTCATGCGGCCGCTGTTAGCATGGATTGAAGCTACCCCCGTTCATGTCCTTCTCGTctgcttcatcttgctcattctccttggccttgcttGT CTTTTCGTCCTCCTTCACCTTGTAGCGCCCAAACCCCGACCCGCCATCCCGTCTGAGAAAACATACATCACATCCAGCCCCTCGGGAAAGCCAACAACAGCTCGACAGTTGCCATGCTGGTACGATCGCTGGCTAGCTGAACGTCGCCTCCAGGAACAAAAGCATGTTCGTCCGCAAGAAGCGTATCCGGCCCCGGATGCTGGCAGCATTGAGCCTGCCGAACTGCGACTAAGTGTCGTGTTCCCTGCGTACAACGAGGAGGACCGAATTTTGCCCACGCTGGAAGAAGCCGTAGAGTATTTGGACAAGCATATAGGGCGaagcaccaccgccaaggGTCCGTTTAGCCCCAGCAGCCGACGCCACCAGCGTGGCCATTCGAATGCTGCCAAGTCGAACACGGAGCTGGGAGGTTACGAGATCCTGATTGTCAATGATGGgagcaaggacaagactGTGGAGGTAGCACTTGACTTTGCTCATAAGCATGACCTCCATGATATCCTTCGGGTCGTGACCCTGGTTAAGAACAGGGGCAAGGGTGGAGGCGTCACCCACGGCCTACGCCATGTAAGAGGCGAATATGTATTATtcgccgatgccgatggTGCCTCCAGGTTCAGTGACGTGAGCAAGTTGATAGAGGGTTGTGAAGAGGTTATCGACGGCTCCTTCCGGGGTGTTGCCATTGGAAGTCGCGCTCACCTGGTTGGTAGCGAAGCCGTGGTCAAG CGCTCTGCTCTGCGTAACTTTCTCATGCGATCTTTCCACCTGGTTCTCACCATCCTGACGCCACCTGCAACATCACGCATTCGCGATACTCAATGCGGCTTCAAGCTGTTCTCACGCGAGTCCCTACCCCACATTGTACCTTACATGCATGCCGAGGGCTGGATCTTCGACATTGAGATGCTGATGCTTGCTGAATCGGCGCCCGCTACGCCCGTTCTCGGTAGCGATGGCGGTGTTATTGGCACCAGTCCCGGGATCAAGGTCGCCGAGGTGCCTATAGAGTGGCATGAGGTGGGTGGAAGCAAATTAAATGTCATCCAGGACAGCATCAAGATGGCCGTCGGACTGGCCGTTTTGAGAGCGAGCTGGATGATGGGCGTCTACCGAAGACGGTTAACATAG